Proteins co-encoded in one Papaver somniferum cultivar HN1 chromosome 5, ASM357369v1, whole genome shotgun sequence genomic window:
- the LOC113277435 gene encoding protein FEZ-like isoform X1, whose protein sequence is MDDKYDSDKLDDIMLPGFRFHPTDEELVGFYLKRKIQQRPLSIELIKQLDIYKYDPWDLPKELSTTGEKEWYFYCPRDRKYRNSARPNRVTGAGFWKATGTDRPIYSSEGTKCIGLKKSLVFYTGRAAKGVKTDWMMHEFRLPSLTNPATPKRFTDKTLPVNDSWAICRIFKKTNSMAQRALSHSWVSPIPELNGSQIPNKNINYTHFSKESVSCISEAGSTIQFSCNNNLQQCSPTSFSPVNIPSYKHDINPTMCKQSQHPTFNGDLSSNFMFSSLDMAGNAKYTAEIASMLLNFPPALLGDTDDCPDDINFSGTQQEYGGFSAMLPQEMQGNISFGEDEEAWLRRTTNTLSASDQWGTVRSVDFPFYLPISNLTWDSLPCPSDISTSFSTNKCYT, encoded by the exons ATGGATGACAAGTATGATTCTGATAAGTTGGATGATATTATGTTGCCTGGTTTTCGGTTTCATCCGACTGACGAAGAACTTGTTGGGTTTTATTTGAAGAGAAAGATTCAACAGAGACCTCTTTCAATTGAACTTATAAAGCAGCTTGATATCTACAAATATGATCCATGGGATCTTCCAA AAGAGCTGTCGACAACAGGAGAAAAAGAATGGTATTTTTACTGTCCAAGGGACAGAAAATACAGAAACAGCGCGAGGCCTAATCGAGTAACTGGAGCTGGTTTCTGGAAAGCCACTGGAACGGACAGACCTATTTACTCGTCAGAAGGAACGAAGTGTATCGGCCTTAAGAAGTCCCTTGTGTTCTATACAGGTAGAGCAGCAAAAGGAGTCAAAACAGACTGGATGATGCATGAATTTAGACTTCCTTCTCTCACTAATCCAGCCACTCCCAAGAGATTTACTGACAAAACTCTACCTGTCAAT GATTCATGGGCTATTTGCAGAATCTTCAAGAAAACTAACTCCATGGCACAAAGAGCACTTTCCCACTCATGGGTCTCTCCAATACCTGAACTTAATGGGTCTCAGATAcctaataaaaatattaactaCACACATTTCAGCAAAGAGAGTGTGTCATGCATTTCTGAAGCTGGCTCAACAATCCAATTTTCTTGTAATAATAATTTGCAACAGTGCTCTCCTACTAGCTTCAGTCCTGTTAATATCCCGTCTTACAAGCACGATATTAACCCAACAATGTGCAAGCAATCTCAGCATCCCACTTTCAATGGAGATCTCTCTTCAAATTTCATGTTCTCGTCTCTCGATATGGCAGGAAATGCCAAGTATACAGCTGAAATTGCTTCAATGCTTTTAAACTTCCCCCCTGCATTACTTGGAGATACCGATGATTGCCCTGACGATATAAACTTCAGTGGAACACAACAAGAATATGGCGGTTTCTCTGCTATGCTGCCACAAGAGATGCAGGGAAATATAAGTTTTGGAGAAGACGAAGAAGCTTGGTTGAGGAGAACTACGAATACTTTGAGCGCTTCTGATCAATGGGGAACAGTTCGGTCAGTTGATTTTCCTTTCTACCTACCTATATCAAACTTGACATGGGACTCTCTGCCATGTCCTAGTGAcatttcaacaagtttctctaCAAACAAGTGTTATACTTGA
- the LOC113277435 gene encoding protein FEZ-like isoform X2 yields the protein MDDKYDSDKLDDIMLPGFRFHPTDEELVGFYLKRKIQQRPLSIELIKQLDIYKYDPWDLPKLSTTGEKEWYFYCPRDRKYRNSARPNRVTGAGFWKATGTDRPIYSSEGTKCIGLKKSLVFYTGRAAKGVKTDWMMHEFRLPSLTNPATPKRFTDKTLPVNDSWAICRIFKKTNSMAQRALSHSWVSPIPELNGSQIPNKNINYTHFSKESVSCISEAGSTIQFSCNNNLQQCSPTSFSPVNIPSYKHDINPTMCKQSQHPTFNGDLSSNFMFSSLDMAGNAKYTAEIASMLLNFPPALLGDTDDCPDDINFSGTQQEYGGFSAMLPQEMQGNISFGEDEEAWLRRTTNTLSASDQWGTVRSVDFPFYLPISNLTWDSLPCPSDISTSFSTNKCYT from the exons ATGGATGACAAGTATGATTCTGATAAGTTGGATGATATTATGTTGCCTGGTTTTCGGTTTCATCCGACTGACGAAGAACTTGTTGGGTTTTATTTGAAGAGAAAGATTCAACAGAGACCTCTTTCAATTGAACTTATAAAGCAGCTTGATATCTACAAATATGATCCATGGGATCTTCCAA AGCTGTCGACAACAGGAGAAAAAGAATGGTATTTTTACTGTCCAAGGGACAGAAAATACAGAAACAGCGCGAGGCCTAATCGAGTAACTGGAGCTGGTTTCTGGAAAGCCACTGGAACGGACAGACCTATTTACTCGTCAGAAGGAACGAAGTGTATCGGCCTTAAGAAGTCCCTTGTGTTCTATACAGGTAGAGCAGCAAAAGGAGTCAAAACAGACTGGATGATGCATGAATTTAGACTTCCTTCTCTCACTAATCCAGCCACTCCCAAGAGATTTACTGACAAAACTCTACCTGTCAAT GATTCATGGGCTATTTGCAGAATCTTCAAGAAAACTAACTCCATGGCACAAAGAGCACTTTCCCACTCATGGGTCTCTCCAATACCTGAACTTAATGGGTCTCAGATAcctaataaaaatattaactaCACACATTTCAGCAAAGAGAGTGTGTCATGCATTTCTGAAGCTGGCTCAACAATCCAATTTTCTTGTAATAATAATTTGCAACAGTGCTCTCCTACTAGCTTCAGTCCTGTTAATATCCCGTCTTACAAGCACGATATTAACCCAACAATGTGCAAGCAATCTCAGCATCCCACTTTCAATGGAGATCTCTCTTCAAATTTCATGTTCTCGTCTCTCGATATGGCAGGAAATGCCAAGTATACAGCTGAAATTGCTTCAATGCTTTTAAACTTCCCCCCTGCATTACTTGGAGATACCGATGATTGCCCTGACGATATAAACTTCAGTGGAACACAACAAGAATATGGCGGTTTCTCTGCTATGCTGCCACAAGAGATGCAGGGAAATATAAGTTTTGGAGAAGACGAAGAAGCTTGGTTGAGGAGAACTACGAATACTTTGAGCGCTTCTGATCAATGGGGAACAGTTCGGTCAGTTGATTTTCCTTTCTACCTACCTATATCAAACTTGACATGGGACTCTCTGCCATGTCCTAGTGAcatttcaacaagtttctctaCAAACAAGTGTTATACTTGA